Part of the Triticum aestivum cultivar Chinese Spring chromosome 4D, IWGSC CS RefSeq v2.1, whole genome shotgun sequence genome is shown below.
CAAAAGCACATTCTTGAAAGTATATGTACAGGCGTGTCGAAACATACCAAGCTCAAGCGCTGCGATCGCATTCAACGTACTTGTCTTGCACACTAGAGGGTGTGAGATTAGTGTAACCTTCACTGCAAATCTCTGGTGCAATATACATGCCATTTCCTCTGATACTCTTCATTTTGTTTGGGAGTTTCATCCCTGATGAAACATTCTCTCTACATGGCTTCTAACTTCACTCATTTTACTGTACGTATAGTACAGAGGCTCAGAACAAGCACAAAATGGCGCTAACGTCGACACGGATGGCAGCAGTACGGCACAGGGATCTAATTCCACCGGCTAAGGAGAGAGAGGTGATTTGTACAGGAAGAAGGATCAGCTTCCCTTGGCGTTCAGAATAGCATCTTCAGGCAGAGAGGGCTTCCAGTCTCATTCAGTCCATCACACTCTCTTCTGACCCTATCTGCGACAGTGGAATCAGTGCCATTCGCAATTCTCTGTCATCTCTCAAGATTTCAATGTTCGCCCTGTTTTATGTCCTTATCAAATGCACAAGCATTCGCCACGCCATGATCCAGCACATGCTGTGCAAATGAGGCTGTACAACAGTAGCAGTTCATATGCTGCAAAGTAGTATCTATTCTTCTTGATTCTCCGATGTGGTGCAACCCTACAGGGCAAGCAGATGGCAATGGAGAATATTTGAATAGATATGTATCCTTTATCCTCAGTTTTCCCACCGGGCACTGCCGACTAATGTACAACTTTGCATCTTGGGAATCCAGGTTCCAGCATGATTTCGATCAGTTCCTGGCTCCTCAGACCTTCAAAGGGCAGCACTCTTTTGATCACAAATGCATATCTGACGCCAAGGCACCTACAGAGGCGAGACGAAATGCTGAGAGAAAATATAAGAATATCTTTCAGTAGAAGCGAAGAATCACAATAAGCTAGATAGTGAAAAAACCACGATACTATCAAATGTTTTTATTATTTGAGCCTGTGATATCATCAGGTACATCAATTATGGCGTGCCTACAATGTCGACAGAGCTTCATATACAATTCTCACTAGAGTAAAGGGGGGCACATTCTAAAGGCGAAACCTTCCTTATCCTCAGGAGACATCCTACAGCACCCAGTGTGTCTACATTACATGAAATATTTACACAAAACACAAAATAATATACTGTACAGTTTACCCTCAGCTAAAGGGTTAGATAGACTCCACAGGATATCGCTTCTGTGGATATCTTGATAAGATGATAGTTCCATCAAATTGAAGAATGTCACCATAGGCTGAGTTGGATGCGCCAATCACAAATTGACATGTTCCCCTTGAATCAGCATGTAGGTTAACACCATAATACTCAAGATGATCTGCCACACTTCTCCCGTAGACCGATCTATTCAAGCAAGAACAAAGCATAAGCAAAATATGGAGAGGCATACTTCTACAACAAATATGAGAGGCATGTCAATACCTGCTGCAGGTTGGGTCCTCTCCTGAACAATCACAGACTGTCTCATTCCTAGTAACCACATTTCCTACTATGGTCTCCCGAAGCCAAACCTGATGACAGATAAATGTGGAACAAACATATAACTTAGAAACTATAACTTAACAGACTCTTTCTACAAGACAATCAATTTACTGTGGAATTCTTTTCAAGTAACAGCATTGACCTCTCTTGCAAAGTGGTGATATGTCCATTCGCCTAGGTAATAAAAGTATGGTGGCAAATGTGGAACAATATCATTTTCATGGGTCACGCGGATTGTTCTTGGAACCTGCTCATTGAAGTATTCAGCAAAAGCAGGATTGCCTACCCGAGGCTGTCCAAAAGTTATGAGCTGAACTTTGTGTGACCCCCATTTAACCTAGAAAATAAAAAGCGAGAAATCAGTTGACTGAATCTCATATACCTACATATAATATAATAGACAGGGTTTTATTGTGAAAAAAGGATAGCTTTGTTCTTGCTTTGTTGGATTTACATGCAATGTCAAAACGCATGATCCACATTGGACATATGAAATAATTTAGATCAAAATCGGAATTCAGCTGTTTATGGCATGCTTTGAATTAAACTGAAAACCAGTCCTGCATGTACTTCCATAACATCGCACAGAAAGTACCCAGAATTGACGATACATGTCCAAGTAACACACGATCCTCAAAGGTACTTACAGAGAGATCAAGGGCACAAAATGAAGCTAAAGCCCCTCCCATAGAGTGACCTACAACATTTATGGGTAGTCTTCCATATGTCTTCCATGCCCACTGAACAGATTTCAAGATCTCATGCCGCAGAGTT
Proteins encoded:
- the LOC123096890 gene encoding lipase isoform X1; the encoded protein is MAPLRRAASAAAVLLALTGLFLLVLSPADAATAAVEGGELRMKQSDGGYSYNSTLAHILVEYASAVYTSDLTSLLKWTCPRCEGHTKGFQMIEIIVDVEKCLQAFVGVAPDPRSIIIAFRGTQEHSASNWIEDLFWKQLDVTYPGMPDAMVSPISTGKFSIIFLRNTNEFEITCSLYVFLMLQVHHGFYSAYYNTTLRHEILKSVQWAWKTYGRLPINVVGHSMGGALASFCALDLSVKWGSHKVQLITFGQPRVGNPAFAEYFNEQVPRTIRVTHENDIVPHLPPYFYYLGEWTYHHFAREVWLRETIVGNVVTRNETVCDCSGEDPTCSRSVYGRSVADHLEYYGVNLHADSRGTCQFVIGASNSAYGDILQFDGTIILSRYPQKRYPVESI
- the LOC123096890 gene encoding lipase isoform X2 produces the protein MAPLRRAASAAAVLLALTGLFLLVLSPADAATAAVEGGELRMKQSDGGYSYNSTLAHILVEYASAVYTSDLTSLLKWTCPRCEGHTKGFQMIEIIVDVEKCLQAFVGVAPDPRSIIIAFRGTQEHSASNWIEDLFWKQLDVTYPGMPDAMVHHGFYSAYYNTTLRHEILKSVQWAWKTYGRLPINVVGHSMGGALASFCALDLSVKWGSHKVQLITFGQPRVGNPAFAEYFNEQVPRTIRVTHENDIVPHLPPYFYYLGEWTYHHFAREVWLRETIVGNVVTRNETVCDCSGEDPTCSRSVYGRSVADHLEYYGVNLHADSRGTCQFVIGASNSAYGDILQFDGTIILSRYPQKRYPVESI